In one Gallus gallus isolate bGalGal1 chromosome 20, bGalGal1.mat.broiler.GRCg7b, whole genome shotgun sequence genomic region, the following are encoded:
- the MMP9 gene encoding matrix metalloproteinase-9 precursor, with amino-acid sequence MGLLLAPLTLALLALCRAAPLHSKPQAVITFPGELLSAPSDVELAENYLLRFGYIQEAEVRRSSKHVSLAKALRRMQKQLGLEETGELDASTLEAMRAPRCGVPDVGGFLTFEGELKWDHMDLTYRVMNYSPDLDRAVIDDAFRRAFKVWSDVTPLTFTQIYSGEADIMIMFGSQEHGDGYPFDGKDGLLAHAFPPGSGIQGDAHFDDDEFWTLGTGLEVKTRYGNANGASCHFPFIFEGRSYSRCITEGRTDGMLWCATTASYDADKTYGFCPSELLYTNGGNSDGSPCVFPFIFDGASYDTCTTDGRSDGYRWCATTANFDQDKKYGFCPNRDTAVIGGNSQGDPCVFPFTFLGQSYSACTSQGRQDGKLWCATTSNYDTDKKWGFCPDRGYSIFLVAAHEFGHSLGLDHSSVREALMYPMYSYVQDFQLHEDDVQGIQYLYGRGSGPEPTPPAPLPTEEPQSIPTEAGSASTTEEEEEETPEPTAEPSPVDPSRDACMEKNFDAITEINGELHFFKNGKYWTHSSFWKSGTQGAFSIADTWPGLPAVIDAAFQDVLTKRVFFFAGRQFWVFSGKNAVGPRRIEKLGIGKEAGRITGALQRGRGKVLLFSGEHYWRLDVKVQTVDKGYPRDTDDVFTGVPLDARNVFLYQDKYHFCRDSFYWRMTPRYQVDRVGYIRYDLLQCPQH; translated from the exons atggggctgctcctggcccCGCTcaccctggcactgctggctctCTGCCGCGCCGCCCCACTGCACAGCAAGCCGCAGGCGGTCATCACCTTCCCAGGGGAGCTGCTCAGCGCCCCATCAGACGTGGAGCTGGCGGAG AACTACCTGCTGCGCTTCGGCTACATCCAGGAGGCAGAGGTGAGGAGGAGCAGCAAGCACGTGTCCCTGGCCAAAGCGCTGCGCAGGATGCAgaagcagctggggctggaggagacgGGGGAGCTGGACGCCAGCACCCTGGAGGCCATGCGAGCCCCCCGCTGTGGGGTGCCTGACGTGGGGGGTTTCCTCACCTTCGAGGGGGAGCTCAAATGGGACCACATGGACCTCACGTACCG GGTGATGAACTACTCCCCCGACCTGGACCGTGCCGTGATAGATGATGCCTTCCGGCGGGCATTCAAGGTGTGGAGTGATGTCACTCCCCTCACCTTCACCCAGATTTACAGCGGCGAGGCAGACATCATGATCATGTTCGGCAGCCAAG AGCATGGTGATGGGTACCCCTTCGACGGCAAGGATGGGCTCCTGGCCCACGCCTTTCCCCCCGGCAGTGGGATTCAGGGCGATGCCCACTTCGATGATGATGAGTTCTGGACTCTGGGAACCGGCTTAG AGGTGAAGACCCGCTATGGGAATGCCAACGGGGCCAGCTGCCACTTCCCCTTCATCTTTGAGGGCCGCTCCTACTCCCGGTGCATCACGGAGGGCCGCACGGATGGGATGCTGTGGTGTGCCACCACCGCCAGCTACGACGCCGACAAGACCTACGGCTTCTGCCCCAGCGAGC TGCTCTACACCAATGGTGGCAACAGCGATGGGTCTCCCTGCGTCTTCCCCTTCATCTTCGATGGCGCCTCCTATGACACCTGCACCACAGATGGGCGCTCTGACGGCTATCGCTGGTGTGCCACCACGGCCAACTTCGACCAGGACAAGAAATACGGCTTCTGCCCCAACCGAG acacGGCGGTGATCGGTGGCAACTCCCAGGGGGACCCGTGTGTCTTCCCCTTCACCTTCCTGGGGCAGTCCTACAGCGCGTGCACCAGCCAGGGCCGGCAGGACGGGAAGCTCTGGTGTGCCACCACCAGCAACTATGACACCGACAAGAAGTGGGGCTTCTGCCCAGACAGAG GTTACAGCATCTTCTTGGTGGCTGCCCACGAGTTTGGGCACTCACTGGGGCTGGACCACTCCAGCGTGCGCGAGGCATTGATGTACCCTATGTACAGCTACGTCCAGGACTTCCAGCTGCATGAGGATGATGTCCAGGGCATCCAGTACCTCTATG GTCGTGGCTCTGGCCCTGAGCCCACCCCCCCGGCACCTTTGCCCACCGAGGAGCCCCAGTCCATACCCACCGAAGCTGGCAGTGCTTCCAccacagaggaggaggaggaggagacacCTGAGCCCACAGCTGAGCCCAGCCCCGTGGACCCCAGCCGGGATGCCTGCATGGAGAAGAACTTCGACGCCATCACTGAGATCAATGGAGAGCTGCACTTCTTCAAGAAtgg GAAATACTGGACCCACTCGTCCTTCTGGAAATCAGGCACTCAGGGCGCCTTCTCTATCGCTGACACCTGGCCCGGCCTCCCGGCTGTCATCGACGCGGCGTTCCAAGATGTGCTCACCAAGAGGGTCTTCTTCTTCGCGG GACGGCAGTTCTGGGTGTTCTCCGGCAAGAACGCAGTGGGTCCCCGTAGGATTGAGAAGTTGGGCATTGGGAAGGAGGCCGGGCGCATCACGGGGGCCCTGCAGCGGGGACGTGGCAAAGTGCTGCTCTTCAGTGGGGAGCACTACTGGAG GCTGGACGTGAAGGTCCAGACAGTGGACAAGGGCTACCCCCGTGACACTGATGATGTCTTTACTGGTGTCCCCCTTGACGCACGTAACGTCTTCCTGTACCAAG ACAAGTACCACTTCTGCCGGGACAGCTTCTACTGGAGGATGACCCCACGTTACCAGGTGGACCGCGTGGGATACATCAGATACGACCTCCTGCAGTGCCCCCAGCATTAG